gcagtGTGCATCGGACTCGGTTCACGCAGTGGTGGCGTTGAGGGGGTGTAATGGAAGGCGAGTGCTGGATTTTTTTGACTCTTCTTTTCAAGACCTTTATTGAGGGGACAGTGCAGCACCTCTGCATGAACagcatccatctctccctcgtatgctgtacttcctctttcagtgtgtgtcaggcagTGGAACTGATGTCATGTTTGATGtctattttggtgtgtgtgtgtgtgttttaatgttttttaatgtttttttgtgtgtgtgtgtgtgttttaatgtttgtgtgtgtgcgtgtgttttaatgtgttttaatgttttgtgtgtgtgtgtgtgtgtgtgtgtgtgtgtgtgtgttttaatgtttgtgtgtgtgcgtgtgttttaatgtgttttaatgttttgtgtgtgtgtgtgtgtgtgtgtgtgtgtgtgtgttttaatgtgtttttaatatttgtgtgtgtgtgtgttttaatgtgtgtgtgtgtgtgtgtgtgttttaatgtgtgtgtgtgtgtgtgtgtgtgtgttttaatatttgtgcgtgtgttttaatgtgtttttaatatttgtgtgtgtgtgtgtttgtgtgtttttaatatttgtgtgtgtgtgtgttttaatgtgtgtgtatgcttgtcgTGCCAGGTGTACCGTCAGGACTGCGAGACGTTCGGCATGGTGGTGAAGATGCTCGTCTCCAAGGAGCCAACGCTAGAGAAGCTGCTGCAGTCGCCGCTCAAGGAGAACCTGGGCGACATCCGCGAGCGTTGCCTGGACGACCTGCGCACCTTCATCGCCAACCTCGACGACATGACGCGGCACGCCGAGCCCTCGGCCTGAGGCGCACACCTGGGCACACCTGGGCACTCCTGAGCTCACCTGTCGATGTTAGCCACACCCCATGGGATTCAGGCAGGCAACATCCGGGGGTCCATCCGGTGGCTCGTCTTGTTGCAATGCAAAAGTCTTACACTGTCAAACTAGGATGTGTGCAAACGTGTGTAAGACAGAGACGGGGTAACAATCTCggtgatgattttttttattgttttgaggGAGCCATCAGTTTGGTGTGGTCATGACCATGTGTCTCTCTTGCCCAGAGTAAGTGTTGCATTGCACACGATGTCCCGTGCTCTAGCGCTCGTGGAGCCCTGAACATTTGGATATGGTTTCTTCTCCAAGTATTACTTTCTTGATTTTGTTGATTTTCCAGAACTAAACTAATCTGATCCGATCAAAGCCCACAAAGTCGTCTAAAGTGAAGGACGTGAAGTGAAGTGTGTTTTTTACGCCTCTCATTAAGCATTCATCAGGCTGTGAGTCTGATGTGACAAACGATCAAAGACAGAATCTCAGCGTCTGGTTATCCGTGCTCCAAATCACTCTGAATAATTGACCATATTTTCCACAAGTTGAGGAATCAGGGGGAACCCTATGAATAAGCCATAGGAGGAGTTCAGAAAGACTTCATGCAGTATACGTCTGAAACGTTGATTAAAGCGGATTCATTTATACAATCCTGTCAACAGTCAGCATAGTAAAGGGAGGAAAAACTGCAGGAAATCAACAACGACTTCATCGGTCTGATGTCCCAGTCTTCTGTGACATCAAGTGATGTTacaattctttttttcatttttttttgttgtcgttTGTAACCAAACACTCAGACTCAAACTTTCATAAAATGTTTTGTACTGTAACTGACAATGTGGATGAAACTTGGAATCGAAATGTGGTATAccatctttttttgttgttttgtttgcttttggaCAATTTATAGCATATATATCGGCATATATAATATTTcattttggtgtgtttttttttagtttttttccaaccttttattttttaaacttaTGCAACATTTTTTGTGAACCATATTTGTAAATAAAGTTATTATTTCATAATAATTGAAATTCCTTCCTTtctattataataaaaaaaagaataatatttattttctgtgattTATGTTTTGTTCGAttcctcattcactcactcgtTCATTGTTAAAGGAATTGACACAAATGAATACATTGTAAAATCATATATACATTCTTCTGTGACGGTCACCGAAGGGCCAGAACCACAACTACCTTGTAAATGTTCACATTCTGGAGAGGACATTCGTACATTGTCCGTCACGTGCGTCTTGTCCTACAAACAAACCATCTCTCATGAAGACGTCCGAATAGTTTAGCACAATATTTATTAAAGCTCTCTTTACATTACATGTAAGttggagaacaaaacaaaaaaaaaattgaatataGTTACCTGTGGTATACACACCTTATGCTGTCATGGTTacatattataattataattattattattaaaattgtTTTTAAAACCCAAGGCACGTGCATGTTACTATCAGAGAATAACTCGGGTGACACGGGTAGGGCAAACTAAACCATATCAGACATATTTTCTTTCAGTACTCTGAAACCAGGAAGCAGGGATTGCTATGTACAGCCGTTTTTGACATGTTTACAGACAAAGTTTAGAGAGTAGAGGTTAGATGGCCACTTTATAAGAAACACGTCAGCTTCGCTCCTCATATTCCACATCAGAAACATTAAAAAAGGCATTATTggacacactcatatataaaaaatatcagTATTAAACTTTTAATTTAACAAATATACATGAATGTTTATTCTATTAAATAAATTCTATTAATTAGTCTCTAGGTGCTATTGTAAcgtctttcttttcttattgGGAACAATGTTGCTATACAATGCACAAAATATTGCTTATGACTTGAATACTTTGAATGGTtcatacaaacatgaaataCATAAAACATGCTGCTGTTGGCAAATcggtgaaaaataaaatatgatccCAGTCTTGCTATGAGACTAAATGACCTGGGATTGGGgttgtgacctttgaccttagaGGAAGTAATAACTTCTCATATTTTccttgtgtgtcacagagagcattgatttgtggtgtgtgtggtggagtgttattatttcatgaatattAACTGACATGAGTTCTGTCTTTACTGATGTGCTTCTCAATAAAACAGGACGTGTATTTTTACACATGGTTAAATAAGCTATATTGGCACATAAAGCCATCGTCAGCAATTGCTCTCAATTATTTAAGGATACCTGACGTCTTGTCAAAACGGGAGAATAATGTAGGAACTTTGTACGAATGGAgatgacatttatttttcctGTTTTCCTGTTAATGTTTCTGGCAGTCCACTAGCCAAAGTAGTCTACCAGAAATAAAGCCTTGAAGGAACGCATGAAAACTCTCTCTAAATACCTTGACGTGTTCAAAATTCCTTACAACCAAAGTTTGCACTCTGAGcggatacacaaacacacacacacacacacacacacacacacacacccctccctctgtccataTCTGTCCAATCAGTCTCTGCggaagagtacacacacatcaagaggaGATTGTGTTTAGGAGATAATGCAGTTCTTCCCCCGGTGACCCCTCTTCTTGGCTTTAGTCCGCGAGTCGTAGGGGTGTCCGGTGGACATCGCCGTCACAGGGGTCGGGAGGTCGTCCACGTAGTAGTGCATCCTCTGCAGGCGCGGCCGGGGGATGGGCTGGCCCAGGAAGAAGCCCTCCTCCTCGGACTCGGACGAGGAGGACGAGCACGTGGAGCACCAGTCCTCGTCCTCGTAGGCGTAGTCGCCGTCGCCGTAGAGGCCGCGGAAGTGCGCGGAGCGCGCCGCGTGCTGCAGGGCGTAGTCGGACGTCGTGTGCGGGTACGAGAGCTGCCGCTGTGGACCAGGGTGACCGTGGAGACGGGGTTTCGGGTCAGGCCGGAGCTGGCCGGCCGAAGACGTCGCCACCGCTGCcggcgccccctggtggtcgTAGCGGAGGCGAGTGGAGGCGGGAGCGCGCTCGTGCTGGGCGAGGTGCAGGGCGTTGTCCGAGCGGGTTTTGCGTCCGTGACGCCGCTTGCGGTGGTGAGAGTGCGACTGGCGCAGCTGGACGGAGCGGCGGTCCGGCTCGTCCGCGCGGTAGACCCGGCGACTGGGTCGCTCGCTCTGGGGAGCCTGACGCTGCACCACCGCCTCCCCATACGCCAACCCGCCTTCCAGAACGTCGTCGGAAAACTTCACCTGCTGGGGCCGCGACTGCGAGCGAGTTCTCCGAAGAACCGGCAAGTGCACAGGCGAAGCCATCTCCTCTGGCAAGTGggcctctcctcccatccccaGCCCcatcacctcctcttcctcctcctcctcctcctcctcctcctcctcacggGCGGCGTCCACCTGGTCGAGCTCGGAGCCGAGGCTCTTGAGGGAGTTGGTGCTGCGGTGTATCATGGAGGAGTTGAGCGTGCCCATGTTGCTCAGCTTGTCGCAGTCCTCGGCCTCCGACTCCTTCAGCGCCTGCAGGGAGTACAGCAGCTGCCTGTCTTGGCTCTCCCCTTCCACTGACGCCCCTGAGAGAAACACAAGAGAGGATTATGCACTTGAAGTTTGTATAGATTTGTGAAATGCACCCCCTTGACCTAATCCAGACAATTCTTAATGTAAACGGAGGAAAAAAAGCTGCTTCACACCGATTAGTAATACACTGCTATAAAGTAATATAAATAGTAATAAAGTAATTTAATAGTAATAAACTgttataatgtaatataaataGTAATAAAGTAATTTAATAGTAATAAACTgttataatgtaatataaagAGTAATAAAGTAATATAATAGTAATTAATGGATGTTATAAATTATACTGTAAACTGCTGCTCCAAGGCCTGCAGCCTACTGCACTGCTAACACACGTCAGCTGTGAAGTGTCCTGACCTGTGATGTTGGACAGGGCCAGGGAGTCCATGGAGTCTCCCACGCTCTGCTCTGCCTTCCTCAGCTCGTCCGTGATGCACTCCAGCGAGTCCTCATACCACTGGCGGGGCGCGCTCCAGAACCCGGCGCCGCCGCCGGCCtggtccagctccagctcctggaTCTTCCGGGCGCTCGCGGGGCCCGGGTGGCTCCCGTAGGCCGAGTCTCCCAGCCCGTCCTGAGACTGGGCCCAGTACATGTCAGCCTGGTGCTTCTTGCTGGCCAGCCCGTGGCTCTGAAGAGGgaggttctggttctggtgttggtgttggttcTGATGGACCGGGCCCGTCTTCATCTCTAGCTTGGAGTGGGCGTCTGAGGAGTCCATCAGCCTCCACGGCTCGCCGCTGATTCCGGGTCGTCCCCGCGGGTCAGCGGTGCCGCCGTTCTCCGGGGGTCCGAAGATGCCCTTCTCGCCGAACTTGAGGAGCAGTTGCGTCATGTAGTCCTCGTGCTGCGCCCActcctcttcgtcctcctctcgctcctcttcctcgccgGGCTCCTGCTCGCCCATCCACAAGTGCCCGTCGCCAAACTCCAGCTGGGCCAgcttctcacacactccctccatcgCGGGCGCCCCGCACACACCCCCGCCAACCACGCcggcgccgccgccgccgccgctgctgctgcccacCCGGTAGTCGCCCGCGGGAGAGTGCGTCTGAGCCGCGGCCCGGGTGTGCTGGTCGCCGGGGCGACTGCTCTTGCCCACGCGCACGCTGCGGCGGGACTCTCTGGAGCGCGCCGACTGGAAAGCGGAGTCGGAGGAGTCGGACAGGTGGAGGTCCTCGCCCTGGCTGCAGGCCTTGGAGCAGTAGATGCGGCCCTCCTTGGGCAGGAAGGGGCAGCCCAGCAGGGAGCTCTTGCAGTGGGCGCAGCAGAAGCACTTGTCCGTGGCGTGCCAGTGGATGCCCTCGTACGTCATCTGGGCGTGGTCCACACCTGAGGGAGAACCACAGGAACTGTTACCGGGATAGTTCTTAATTGAAACAAATTGGATGCGTGCACAAAGACCAGACGTTATTTCATTCAAACACTGTTCACGTAaactgagagaaagtgagagaggggaaagagacacagagtgagagcaCAGGGCTAGGTGGACACAAGCTCAGGGAACGAGAGTGCAGTCATATTAGAACTATTAACATCATGGGGAAAAGAGAATTGGGGAACCTTTAGATCAGTAATCTTTATTCAGCAAATAAACAACACATGCGTATCAAGGGGTGAAGGACTGAGGGGAATAGATGAAAGACTTTTATTAATTAGTAAAGACAATCGAAAGAGAAATCGAACAAtcgaaagagaaaaacaaaggcaaaataaataAGAGGAAGTGCAAAGGGACACCATCAGGGCTGAGTTGGAGGAAAAACAGCCAGCGAACGTCTAATGGGAATCAGTCAGAGATGGAGTGAGTAccaataggagagagagatagaaggcaGAGGACATCAGCAGATAAGAGGGAAAGGGTTTCAAGCATGAAAGTGTGGGGAGAAATgccgccatcatcatcatcatcatcatcatcatcaccaccctCACCGATGTTCTCTCCGCAGGCCTCGCAGTACTCGGCGTAGAGCGACTCGaagcaggagcagcagaaggGCCTTCCGTCCTTCATGATGTAGCGCTGCCCCCCCAGCACCGTCTCACACTCAAAGCAGGCGAAGTGGTTCATGTGCCAGTGGCGGCCCTCCGCCTCCGTGCACTCGTCTGCGAAGataatctaaacacacacacacacagtcctgttaAGTTCTCGGAGGTTATCACCAGTGTGCTTTAGTCAGATGTATTTGCATTTTGctaacacatacacgcacaagtTCACATagaataagagtgtgtgtgtttgtgtcttgtgtgtgtctctgtgtgtgtgtgtgtgtgtgttgtgtgtgtgtgtgttgtgtgtatatgaatgtgtgtgtgtgtgtgtgtgtgtgtgtcttgtgtgtgtatgaatgtgtgtgtgtgtgtgtgtgtatgaatgtgtttgtgtgtgtcttgtgtgtgtctgtctgtgtgtgtgtgtgtgtgtgtgtgtgtgtgtttgtgtgtgtctgtgtgtgtgtgtgtgtgtgtgtgtgtctgtgtgtgtgtgtgtgtcttgtgtgtgtgtgtgtgtgacttgtgtgtgtctctgtgtgtgtgtgtgtcttgtgtgtgtctcggtgtgtgtgtgtgtgtgtgacttgtgtgtgtctcggtgtgtgtgtgtgtgtgtgtgtatgtaagcacACCTCATCGCAGGCGGAGCAGCGTGGTTTGAGGAGCTCGGCGTGATGCCGTCCGCACTGGATCTTGCCGTTGTGGTAGAAGTAGATGAGGTCCACCAGCAGCTCGTGGCACGTGGAGCACGCGAAACACGCCGGGTGCCAGCAGGGGCCCACACCGGCCCTGGAGGCGAACACCGCCATCTCACCGCCACCGATGCCCTCTCCACactaaagagagggagagagagggggatagagaaggacagaggggaagaaagagaaaggtagagaaagagagtgtgtgggaaagagaaggagagtgttATTGGAGTGTTCTGCATAACTTTAAACAATGCATATGGAAAACATCTTCTCAGTCTTCAACATCCCCTGAATCAGCTCCCCATCGctcatgtgtgtgggggtgtgtgtatgcgtgtgtgtgtgtggatgtgtgtgtgtgtgggggggtgtgtgtatgtgtgtgtgtgtgtgcgcactgcaGGTAtgagtgtcatttttttttacacgcaCAGGCATTTAAGTTTTTTCCACAGGGCCTTGTCGTAGCCTTGAGGATCAGCTAGCGAGGCAAGGGCATGACCAAACAGCCCTCCCGGAGTCTTTTTATAGCCGGCCAGGCTACAGTACACCGTCCCCAGCTGTTCCTTATTACCACAGCCCCCACTGCCGGCCTTGGACATcctatggtgttgtgtgtcctgTGAGGTTGCAGCCGTCGGAAACGGGAGACTTAACTCTGCAGCACCCCACCGCTACGGTATGCCCCGCTACGCTACGGTATGCcccgctacgctacgctacggtATGCCTCGCTACGCTACGGtgcgctacgctacgctacgctacggtatgccgctacgctacgctacgctacgctacgctacggtACGTtgttcagtctcacacacaaatgccccgTGGTGACGGCTAACATCTGCCACAGTGCGGGGATTACCATCTCACTCCCGGGTTTTTCCGATcaactttaatttaatttacagtaacacacacacacacactcacacacacacacaaacacacacacacacaactatccGGATGCTGGCCTCAGCTCCCTTCACGctcatgcatgcatttgtgaGGTCAACATTTTCTTTCCAATCCAGTGTGGTTATCTAGGGGAGGGGGATGGATACTCTGGGTCGCCATTGAGCATAGACTGAATAATGCTCCAAATCTGTCCAGAAGATAAGACTTAAGATTTAACttctttaaagttttttttgtttttgtttgtttgttttttttggctcTTTACTGGTTCCTTGTCTTGGAGTGAAGTTATGATAGAATAaccacttaaaaaaacacaaaaacaaacgcaCAAACATATCAATCCTCCACTATTGCAGGGAGTTAATGTGTTGGGACAGCATCTGGGTATTTATATAAACAATACTTTCACATTTACCTCAAATGAAAGCAAGCTTTGTGTTTCATAGATTTGTATCAGATCCTGTGGTTCAAGGAATGTAACTCACGGCTACCACCTCACtcatgtttatgtctgtgggttttctttaaaaaaaattaaaatgaaaaccaTTGATCATATCTCACAATGAATCTTTCCAGTCGCTTCTGCATTCATAGCGAAAACAGATTTCAAGATGCAGCATGCAGACTtagaagaaacaaacaaacaaaaaaaactttcatgACACATCACCATTTTCTCTGTCACCTGACTGTTGTGTCAAAGGAGTCTTGGGTGGCGCTTGGGTTAGTCAGAAAGGTCTAATGCTCATCCGGTCTGTTCCAAACAGTGCACGATTATACAATGACTTTCAGTAAATCCCTTGTTTACTCTAAGAACAACACAGATCTCAGACAGAGTGACCTAAGGCTCAGGGGTCGAGTAAGTCTACACCAAACACATTTTCGACAAATTCTGCTCAAACTTAAGACCCAGTCAGTAAGCATTTGCTTGTTAAGATGTTATCATTCCGTGAGGGGCTCAATTAGCCATCTGCACATGTGCTGTTGCGTCCTGTTTAACCCATCAAGGCCGGGTGTGGCATCTGCATGCGTCTCCCCTTGGGTCTGCCCGATGTGTCGTGACTATTTAAGCTGATGTAATCGCTTTCAAGTTCCGTGACTAGGCGAAATGCATCGAGATTCACCGCAGCACAAGATAACCAAGCACATGACGTGGTCCGCTCTTGACAAGCTGCGGAAACTAAGAGGGCTCCTCAAGCACCTCGCCAGTCTTATCCCAGTCACTCCGGGAGGTGAA
The sequence above is drawn from the Clupea harengus chromosome 16, Ch_v2.0.2, whole genome shotgun sequence genome and encodes:
- the prickle1b gene encoding prickle-like protein 1b isoform X2, with the translated sequence MSVENPAVFRPVGRVLDMEPRATGGGGGGGGGGGGGGKLALGFQRSSTSDDDSGCALEEYTWVPPGLRPEQVQLYFSCLPEDKVPYVNSPGEKHRIRQLLYQLPPHDNEIRYCQSLGEEEKRELHMFSTQRKKEALGRGTPKVLPRTLQHTICQHCGEGIGGGEMAVFASRAGVGPCWHPACFACSTCHELLVDLIYFYHNGKIQCGRHHAELLKPRCSACDEIIFADECTEAEGRHWHMNHFACFECETVLGGQRYIMKDGRPFCCSCFESLYAEYCEACGENIGVDHAQMTYEGIHWHATDKCFCCAHCKSSLLGCPFLPKEGRIYCSKACSQGEDLHLSDSSDSAFQSARSRESRRSVRVGKSSRPGDQHTRAAAQTHSPAGDYRVGSSSGGGGGAGVVGGGVCGAPAMEGVCEKLAQLEFGDGHLWMGEQEPGEEEEREEDEEEWAQHEDYMTQLLLKFGEKGIFGPPENGGTADPRGRPGISGEPWRLMDSSDAHSKLEMKTGPVHQNQHQHQNQNLPLQSHGLASKKHQADMYWAQSQDGLGDSAYGSHPGPASARKIQELELDQAGGGAGFWSAPRQWYEDSLECITDELRKAEQSVGDSMDSLALSNITGASVEGESQDRQLLYSLQALKESEAEDCDKLSNMGTLNSSMIHRSTNSLKSLGSELDQVDAAREEEEEEEEEEEEEVMGLGMGGEAHLPEEMASPVHLPVLRRTRSQSRPQQVKFSDDVLEGGLAYGEAVVQRQAPQSERPSRRVYRADEPDRRSVQLRQSHSHHRKRRHGRKTRSDNALHLAQHERAPASTRLRYDHQGAPAAVATSSAGQLRPDPKPRLHGHPGPQRQLSYPHTTSDYALQHAARSAHFRGLYGDGDYAYEDEDWCSTCSSSSSESEEEGFFLGQPIPRPRLQRMHYYVDDLPTPVTAMSTGHPYDSRTKAKKRGHRGKNCIIS
- the prickle1b gene encoding prickle-like protein 1b isoform X1, which encodes MLFLERPLLMSVENPAVFRPVGRVLDMEPRATGGGGGGGGGGGGGGKLALGFQRSSTSDDDSGCALEEYTWVPPGLRPEQVQLYFSCLPEDKVPYVNSPGEKHRIRQLLYQLPPHDNEIRYCQSLGEEEKRELHMFSTQRKKEALGRGTPKVLPRTLQHTICQHCGEGIGGGEMAVFASRAGVGPCWHPACFACSTCHELLVDLIYFYHNGKIQCGRHHAELLKPRCSACDEIIFADECTEAEGRHWHMNHFACFECETVLGGQRYIMKDGRPFCCSCFESLYAEYCEACGENIGVDHAQMTYEGIHWHATDKCFCCAHCKSSLLGCPFLPKEGRIYCSKACSQGEDLHLSDSSDSAFQSARSRESRRSVRVGKSSRPGDQHTRAAAQTHSPAGDYRVGSSSGGGGGAGVVGGGVCGAPAMEGVCEKLAQLEFGDGHLWMGEQEPGEEEEREEDEEEWAQHEDYMTQLLLKFGEKGIFGPPENGGTADPRGRPGISGEPWRLMDSSDAHSKLEMKTGPVHQNQHQHQNQNLPLQSHGLASKKHQADMYWAQSQDGLGDSAYGSHPGPASARKIQELELDQAGGGAGFWSAPRQWYEDSLECITDELRKAEQSVGDSMDSLALSNITGASVEGESQDRQLLYSLQALKESEAEDCDKLSNMGTLNSSMIHRSTNSLKSLGSELDQVDAAREEEEEEEEEEEEEVMGLGMGGEAHLPEEMASPVHLPVLRRTRSQSRPQQVKFSDDVLEGGLAYGEAVVQRQAPQSERPSRRVYRADEPDRRSVQLRQSHSHHRKRRHGRKTRSDNALHLAQHERAPASTRLRYDHQGAPAAVATSSAGQLRPDPKPRLHGHPGPQRQLSYPHTTSDYALQHAARSAHFRGLYGDGDYAYEDEDWCSTCSSSSSESEEEGFFLGQPIPRPRLQRMHYYVDDLPTPVTAMSTGHPYDSRTKAKKRGHRGKNCIIS